In Rutidosis leptorrhynchoides isolate AG116_Rl617_1_P2 chromosome 2, CSIRO_AGI_Rlap_v1, whole genome shotgun sequence, one genomic interval encodes:
- the LOC139889818 gene encoding uncharacterized protein, which produces MAMKCRNYIASAVNSFIKFTGDLSPTNIFFETPFSYSFQLGLPFDPPHKSFLAASLHSKSISIHNDYDERSLSRYQKVTNLNDAYNLFDEMTIRRPLPSVLKFTHLLTAVTRMKHYSSSLDLFKHMCSLGVPLNKYTIGISIKCCCHLHRTNDGFALLGICFRQAIVPDVWIYSTLLDGLVIEDRILEAEIFFKKIIKQNLCEPNVVMYSTMIKGLCKYGKNCTAIGLLRLMNERGHKADVIAYNTIIDSLCKDKMIDDAFELFNEMVFRKGILPTVITYTSLIYGLCSLGRWDEVCNILKEMDDERISLDVQTYSVLVDGLCKDGKADEAQAVINIMFERGSMPNVVTYNSLIDGYCLRGEMSKAQKTFDSMTLKCLVPNVVTYNSLINGYCKNMMIDKAMDMFSEMARTGLKRNIVTYNCMIQGLFSVGRCAAARKLFDEMLAQGLLPNQLTYGIILKGLCSNSLVEDAFSLFKLMGNSKLNSDIVVYNILIDGAYACDKFDIARVLIEDLNNKGLKPDIQTYNVMISSLCKEGLPSDAKKLFLEMGESGCPPNDITYNVLLQGYLNSRYYDDVEILLHEMEERSYSIDVTTLTLLVNKIANGSLKEALTQLIGRLVPKYLMETYG; this is translated from the coding sequence ATGGCGATGAAATGCAGAAATTATATCGCTTCTGCTGTTAATTCTTTCATCAAGTTCACAGGTGATCTTTCTCCTACCAACATTTTCTTTGAAACCCCTTTTTCATATTCCTTTCAATTAGGTCTTCCATTTGATCCTCCTCATAAATCATTTCTAGCAGCTTCCCTGCACTCCAAATCTATCTCAATTCATAATGATTATGATGAACGCTCTCTATCTAGGTATCAAAAAGTTACCAACTTGAATGATGCTTACAATCTGTTTGATGAAATGACTATTAGAAGACCTCTGCCATCTGTACTTAAATTCACTCATTTGTTGACTGCTGTCACCAGAATGAAACATTATTCTTCTTCACTTGATCTTTTCAAACACATGTGTTCACTTGGTGTTCCTCTTAATAAATACACTATTGGTATTTCTATCAAGTGTTGTTGCCACTTGCACCGTACCAATGACGGTTTTGCGCTTCTAGGTATTTGCTTCAGACAAGCCATTGTACCTGATGTGTGGATTTATAGTACACTCTTAGATGGACTTGTTATAGAAGATAGGATTCTTGAAGCTGAGATATTCTTCAAAAAGATTATCAAACAGAATCTTTGTGAACCTAATGTAGTTATGTATAGCACAATGATTAAGGGACTTTGTAAGTATGGAAAAAACTGTACTGCTATTGGTTTGCTTAGGCTAATGAATGAAAGAGGTCATAAAGCTGATGTCATTGCATATAACACCATCATTGACAGTCTTTGCAAAGACAAAATGATCGATGATGCTTTTGAACTTTTCAATGAGATGGTGTTTCGCAAAGGGATTCTACCAACTGTCATCACATACACCTCTTTGATTTATGGTCTTTGTAGCTTAGGTCGTTGGGATGAGGTTTGTAACATACTAAAAGAAATGGATGATGAAAGGATATCTTTAGATGTGCAAACCTACAGTGTATTAGTGGATGGATTATGCAAAGACGGTAAAGCAGATGAAGCACAAGCTGTTATCAACATCATGTTTGAGAGAGGATCGATGCCCAACGTAGTAACATACAATTCACTTATTGATGGTTACTGTTTGCGAGGTGAAATGAGCAAAGCACAAAAAACTTTTGATTCAATGACACTTAAATGTCTGGTCCCTAATGTTGTCACTTACAATAGTTTAATAAATGGGTATTGCAAGAATATGATGATAGACAAGGCCATGGATATGTTTTCTGAAATGGCAAGAACAGGTTTGAAACGTAATATAGTGACTTACAATTGCATGATACAAGGATTATTTAGTGTTGGGCGATGTGCGGCTGCTCGCAAACTATTTGATGAGATGCTTGCACAAGGTCTTCTTCCTAATCAATTAACTTATGGAATAATCTTAAAGGGTCTTTGCAGCAACAGTCTAGTAGAAGATGCATTCTCTTTGTTCAAGTTAATGGGTAATAGCAAGCTCAATTCAGATATTGTTGTGTATAATATCCTGATTGATGGTGCATACGCTTGTGATAAGTTTGATATCGCAAGGGTTCTCATTGAGGACCTAAATAATAAAGGCTTGAAACCTGATATTCAAACATACAATGTGATGATTAGTTCTCTTTGTAAGGAAGGTCTACCAAGTGAtgcaaagaagttgtttctagaaatGGGTGAGAGTGGTTGCCCGCCGAATGATATTACTTACAACGTTCTTCTGCAAGGATATCTAAACAGTCGATACTATGATGATGTAGAGATTCTTTTACATGAAATGGAAGAAAGAAGTTACTCGATTGATGTTACGACCTTAACACTGTTAGTGAATAAGATAGCAAATGGTTCATTGAAGGAGGCGTTGACTCAGTTGATTGGTAGGCTAGTGCCAAAATACTTGATGGAAACGTACGGATAA